Proteins co-encoded in one Chitinophagales bacterium genomic window:
- a CDS encoding tetratricopeptide repeat protein: protein MATIATQTQAQAPTASDGEKRLNRLLELAEWHASIQPQKAILQAEEALEIATLKADKSAECKLMYILGTTYLHQGRLEIAMEYFNQALDLCRKCFDTTTLVKTYNAIGDSYKLKDNNKLALEYYFKALKYDVKSFNTTLYNNIAHAYAILKKYDKAVEYLQKGMSLAQSQNETEPLISCLINIGSNYYLQGKYKKAIEHFNQALETAMQYRNFTKQSVKCLHDIGSAHEYLGNYEMALENYRKALEISRNCSYFLDSCMNLYRIGNIRLKQKLYDKSLKYFYKCLEMIDEYSFESQRIDCLKGIYETYEMLEDYANANRFLKAVIEVQDKQYNQKMEQEMAALLLDKEEEVALLEEKRKKVELQNQSLSSSYKVLEYNNKELQQYAYVVAHDLKEPLRNIGSFAALLQKRYGDSLDATAIEFMQYILKNTTHMNELLSDLLKYATVNKDVQGLVIEEVKTQSVVEEVQRILESRIKATQADIEVGALPIVYCNRLHLTQLLMNLINNSIKFRSDRPCQIKVKAKTNNDSYIFSVEDNGIGIEEDYQQQIFKIFNQLEKHNHTGTGIGLAICDKIIKFYGGEIWVNSEKGKGSTFYFSLPRFPKIKHHIIP, encoded by the coding sequence ATGGCAACAATAGCTACGCAAACTCAGGCCCAAGCGCCAACAGCATCTGACGGCGAAAAACGATTGAATAGATTATTAGAATTGGCAGAATGGCATGCGTCCATACAACCCCAAAAAGCAATATTGCAGGCAGAAGAAGCACTGGAGATTGCTACTTTAAAAGCTGACAAATCAGCAGAATGTAAGCTCATGTATATATTGGGAACGACCTATTTGCATCAAGGTCGTTTGGAGATAGCCATGGAATACTTCAATCAAGCTTTGGATCTTTGCAGAAAGTGCTTTGATACCACAACTTTGGTAAAAACATACAACGCTATTGGCGATAGCTACAAACTCAAAGACAACAACAAATTGGCTTTGGAATATTACTTCAAAGCCTTGAAATACGATGTCAAATCCTTCAATACCACACTCTACAACAACATTGCCCACGCCTACGCTATCCTCAAAAAATACGATAAAGCCGTAGAATATCTTCAAAAAGGTATGAGTCTTGCCCAATCTCAAAATGAAACAGAGCCTTTGATCAGTTGCTTAATAAATATTGGTAGCAACTATTATTTGCAGGGAAAATACAAAAAAGCAATCGAACACTTCAATCAGGCACTAGAAACAGCAATGCAATACCGCAACTTTACGAAGCAGAGTGTGAAGTGTTTACACGATATAGGTTCTGCCCACGAATATTTGGGAAATTATGAAATGGCTCTGGAAAACTACCGCAAAGCTTTAGAAATCAGTAGGAATTGTTCTTATTTTTTGGATTCGTGTATGAATCTATACCGAATCGGCAATATTCGATTGAAGCAAAAACTGTATGACAAATCACTGAAATATTTTTACAAATGCTTGGAAATGATTGACGAGTATTCTTTTGAATCTCAGCGAATTGATTGTTTAAAAGGCATTTATGAAACCTACGAAATGTTGGAAGACTATGCCAATGCCAATCGTTTTTTGAAGGCAGTGATAGAGGTGCAAGACAAGCAATACAACCAAAAAATGGAACAAGAAATGGCGGCTTTGTTGCTAGACAAAGAAGAAGAAGTTGCCTTGTTAGAAGAAAAACGCAAAAAGGTAGAATTGCAAAACCAAAGCCTTTCTTCATCCTACAAAGTATTGGAATACAACAATAAAGAATTGCAGCAATATGCCTATGTAGTGGCACACGACCTCAAAGAACCTCTACGAAACATTGGTAGTTTTGCGGCATTGCTTCAAAAAAGATATGGCGATAGTTTAGATGCCACTGCAATTGAATTTATGCAGTATATCTTGAAAAACACCACACACATGAATGAGTTGTTGTCGGATTTGTTGAAATATGCTACTGTGAACAAAGATGTGCAGGGATTGGTCATTGAAGAGGTGAAAACACAGTCAGTTGTTGAAGAAGTACAGCGTATTTTGGAATCACGAATAAAAGCTACTCAAGCAGACATTGAAGTTGGAGCATTGCCCATTGTTTATTGCAACCGTTTGCATTTGACCCAACTATTGATGAACCTTATCAATAATTCTATCAAATTTCGCAGCGATAGGCCGTGTCAAATCAAAGTGAAAGCCAAAACCAACAACGATTCCTACATTTTTTCGGTTGAAGACAATGGCATTGGCATTGAAGAAGATTACCAACAACAAATTTTTAAAATCTTCAATCAATTAGAAAAACACAACCATACAGGTACAGGTATTGGCTTGGCTATTTGCGATAAAATCATCAAATTTTATGGCGGCGAAATATGGGTCAATTCTGAGAAAGGCAAAGGCTCAACCTTCTATTTTAGCTTACCGAGGTTTCCCAAAATCAAGCACCATATAATACCTTAA
- a CDS encoding amidohydrolase, which produces MSNLNINLIQSLLQWENIDANLHHFDTLIKTIDTPTDLVILPEMFNTGFTMNAAKVAEKMGGKTHQWLQNKAQSLQTTIMGSAVIEENGKYFNRLIWAFPDGTFQTYDKRHLFRMAKEHETYSAGEKRLIVNYKGWNICPMICYDLRFPVWSRNTANEYDLLIYVANWPQMRAYVWSGLLHARAMENLAYVVGVNRIGEDGNNIPYSGDSSVIDSTGKTIWTYSHQETVYSCTLSKLALEEYRNCFPAWMDADKFEINTL; this is translated from the coding sequence ATGAGTAACCTCAACATCAACCTTATTCAGTCTTTACTTCAATGGGAGAATATAGATGCCAATCTCCACCATTTTGACACCCTCATCAAAACCATTGATACACCTACTGATTTGGTAATACTGCCCGAAATGTTCAACACAGGCTTCACCATGAATGCTGCAAAAGTAGCCGAAAAAATGGGTGGAAAAACGCACCAATGGCTTCAAAACAAGGCACAATCGCTACAAACCACTATCATGGGCAGCGCAGTTATTGAAGAAAATGGCAAGTACTTCAACCGCTTGATTTGGGCTTTTCCTGACGGCACTTTTCAAACCTACGACAAACGACATTTGTTTAGAATGGCAAAAGAGCATGAAACCTATTCTGCTGGCGAAAAACGCCTGATAGTAAATTACAAAGGTTGGAATATTTGCCCCATGATTTGCTACGATTTGCGCTTTCCTGTATGGAGTCGAAACACTGCAAACGAATACGACTTGCTGATTTATGTAGCCAACTGGCCTCAAATGAGGGCATACGTCTGGTCGGGTTTGTTGCACGCAAGGGCAATGGAAAATTTGGCTTATGTTGTTGGGGTCAATAGAATTGGGGAAGATGGCAATAACATCCCATATTCAGGTGATAGTTCGGTAATTGATTCTACTGGAAAAACAATCTGGACTTACTCCCATCAAGAAACTGTTTATTCCTGTACGCTCTCTAAATTGGCTTTGGAAGAATACCGAAATTGCTTTCCTGCATGGATGGATGCCGATAAGTTTGAAATAAACACACTTTAG
- a CDS encoding helix-turn-helix domain-containing protein, with protein MNTKILPTYSFAKDNPTSIAFQLFPLKTRKQKPPFRPHRHNFYELFFFVKGGGEHILDFEPIEILDRSIHFVAPGQVHLVQRDLDSHGFAILFSRDFFHFDLADKSFLKDLPFWEHTSMLQIEAGDLEEFRTLFEAMQREYKRKTSIQKSILRAYLQILLFKSQQLFVEQYPDLNTLSTHFSPAKILLKKFESLVEHHFIELHQVNDYAQLLAVTPNHLNNVVKKLKGKNASGVIYERLVLEVKRLLLQGELSNKEIAFALSFKDPAYFSRFFKNQTGVSPSVFKQQIYEKYQLWQ; from the coding sequence ATGAATACAAAAATACTTCCAACCTATTCTTTTGCCAAAGACAATCCGACAAGCATTGCTTTTCAGCTATTTCCATTGAAAACACGCAAGCAAAAACCGCCGTTTCGTCCACATCGACACAATTTCTATGAGTTGTTTTTCTTTGTAAAAGGAGGAGGTGAGCATATTTTGGACTTCGAACCGATTGAGATATTAGACCGAAGCATTCATTTTGTAGCACCAGGACAGGTGCATTTGGTGCAGCGGGATTTGGATTCTCATGGATTTGCGATTTTGTTTTCGAGAGATTTTTTTCATTTTGATTTGGCGGACAAAAGCTTTTTGAAGGACTTGCCTTTTTGGGAACACACTTCTATGCTGCAAATTGAAGCGGGTGATTTGGAGGAATTTCGGACATTGTTTGAAGCGATGCAGCGGGAATACAAACGAAAAACGAGCATCCAAAAAAGTATTTTGCGGGCTTATTTGCAGATTTTGTTGTTCAAATCGCAGCAGTTGTTTGTCGAACAATATCCGGATTTGAACACGCTGTCCACGCATTTTTCACCTGCAAAAATACTCCTCAAAAAGTTTGAAAGTTTGGTCGAACATCATTTCATCGAGTTGCATCAAGTAAACGATTATGCCCAGCTGCTGGCAGTTACACCCAATCACCTGAACAATGTGGTGAAAAAATTGAAGGGGAAAAATGCAAGTGGGGTAATTTACGAGCGTTTGGTGTTGGAGGTCAAGCGGCTTTTATTGCAGGGAGAACTGTCTAACAAAGAGATAGCCTTTGCGCTTTCCTTCAAAGACCCTGCTTATTTCAGTCGTTTTTTTAAGAACCAAACGGGAGTCAGTCCGAGTGTTTTCAAGCAGCAGATTTACGAAAAGTACCAACTATGGCAGTAA
- a CDS encoding T9SS type A sorting domain-containing protein: MPNSSIQAIQQAEANTPVSERHKLESRIAYLQHKKELQKQYIVQHYLKAQDLDQAIQAVLYEADEADYKAVIPLYLRKGDTANAQQYLNLISAHNAENTQYIALQNLHIGLQSAGRSWYDITAQEEATIRSIASSPTRVAVHAQAILHWVFGEQFETHIPDLDGSGSHKRTILPPLSNRVGKQELQILPNPSKGIANIYWTPQEETFGELKIFDLTGRQIANYAVNPAIGHTQLSIEGLKNGIYICTLSIGEQITYQTKWVVVQ, encoded by the coding sequence TTGCCGAACAGTTCCATTCAAGCGATTCAACAAGCCGAAGCCAATACACCTGTATCGGAACGCCACAAACTCGAAAGCCGTATTGCTTATTTGCAGCACAAAAAAGAACTGCAAAAGCAATACATCGTTCAGCACTACCTAAAAGCACAGGACTTGGACCAAGCGATTCAAGCAGTTCTCTACGAAGCTGATGAAGCCGACTACAAAGCAGTGATTCCGCTTTATCTCCGAAAAGGCGATACAGCGAATGCCCAACAGTATTTGAATCTTATCTCTGCCCACAATGCAGAAAATACCCAATACATTGCCTTACAAAACCTACACATTGGTTTGCAATCAGCAGGCAGAAGTTGGTATGACATCACTGCCCAAGAGGAAGCAACGATTCGCAGTATTGCAAGTAGTCCAACAAGAGTAGCCGTTCATGCTCAAGCAATTTTGCATTGGGTTTTTGGAGAGCAATTTGAAACACATATCCCTGATTTGGACGGAAGTGGAAGTCACAAAAGAACGATACTGCCTCCGCTTAGTAACAGAGTGGGTAAACAGGAACTCCAAATCTTGCCCAATCCAAGCAAAGGAATAGCCAATATCTATTGGACTCCACAAGAAGAAACTTTCGGAGAACTAAAAATCTTTGATTTAACAGGAAGGCAAATAGCTAATTATGCAGTAAATCCTGCTATAGGACATACGCAATTGTCTATTGAAGGACTGAAAAATGGTATTTATATCTGTACTTTAAGTATTGGTGAACAAATCACTTATCAAACCAAGTGGGTGGTTGTTCAATAA
- a CDS encoding phosphatidylglycerophosphatase A, whose amino-acid sequence MSKLYMFFATGFYSGLAPKAPGTAGSLFAAILLFASTSFVPDLVTTYSLLGVIALFFVIGVFTTNHLEETLGKDPGCIVIDEFVGMWISLLFLPLQWWTIALGFVLFRFFDILKPFFIGTIDQKVKGGLGVMLDDVLAGIYANICLQLIVRYFI is encoded by the coding sequence ATGTCTAAATTATATATGTTTTTTGCAACTGGCTTTTATTCAGGACTTGCCCCTAAAGCACCAGGCACAGCAGGTAGTCTGTTTGCCGCCATATTGCTATTCGCAAGCACCAGTTTTGTCCCCGACTTAGTGACAACTTATTCATTATTAGGAGTCATTGCCCTCTTTTTTGTGATAGGTGTTTTTACCACCAATCATTTGGAAGAAACCCTCGGCAAAGACCCCGGATGTATTGTCATTGATGAATTTGTCGGCATGTGGATTAGCCTTCTATTTCTTCCGCTTCAATGGTGGACAATTGCTCTCGGCTTTGTTCTTTTTCGTTTTTTCGACATCCTCAAACCGTTTTTTATTGGAACAATTGACCAAAAAGTCAAAGGTGGATTGGGTGTAATGTTGGACGATGTTTTGGCGGGAATATATGCCAACATTTGCTTGCAACTAATCGTAAGATATTTTATTTGA
- a CDS encoding wax ester/triacylglycerol synthase family O-acyltransferase has product MLDKILNQFNSPNIQAISGLDATFLYGETPTSPMHVGSVVVIEGSLKFETFRQIILSRIHQIPKMRQRLVSVPLSMDYPYWVDDPEFDIDMHLSHIALPQPGGWQELRDTASQIFSEHLDRSRPLWSFTFVEGLDSVSQVPKGSVAVISKIHHVAIDGVAGAGILSVLYDISPKLKEIPAPKPYNPAPLPNELALIAKSTVSFATNPLKFPKLITNTLSATLKAGVLSRVQRLDPPPSPFSAPSTPLNGIISSRRKWNASILSLERIKALKNIMGTTLNDVILAICAGALRRYLLEKKKLPKKSLVALVPVSTRTEAEANNAGNQISSMLLQLATHIEDPIERLEVIHENAMRGKAYQKALGAKTLANMAEAVPFGLANQAARLYSRFHLAENHKPVFNVLITNVPGPNFPLYINGHKVLSIMGMAPIIDGMGLIITIFSYNGLVTISPTSDVKTMPDLDTFSRYLRESANELEAAILKLEADKKEAAASKVTTESPVDFFQRLETYFKKHPSAKKGKIQIHVTGSMSDNWQIDFNVIPATISEGQAENPDLVMTIRNDHLKRIAEGDLEMETAIVQGRLKVEGDEELLKVLKMIHV; this is encoded by the coding sequence ATGTTAGATAAAATCCTCAATCAGTTCAACTCTCCCAATATCCAAGCCATATCAGGTTTAGATGCCACCTTTTTGTATGGCGAAACCCCCACCAGCCCCATGCACGTAGGCAGTGTAGTCGTCATTGAAGGCTCTCTAAAATTTGAGACTTTCCGACAAATCATCCTTTCACGCATCCACCAAATCCCCAAAATGCGCCAGCGATTGGTCTCTGTGCCATTGAGCATGGACTATCCCTATTGGGTTGACGACCCCGAATTTGACATAGATATGCACCTCAGTCACATCGCCTTGCCCCAGCCAGGCGGCTGGCAAGAACTGCGAGATACTGCCTCCCAAATATTCAGCGAACATCTCGACCGTTCCCGTCCCTTGTGGTCTTTTACTTTCGTTGAAGGACTCGACAGTGTTTCGCAAGTGCCAAAAGGTTCGGTGGCGGTCATTTCGAAGATACACCATGTAGCCATTGACGGAGTAGCAGGAGCAGGAATTTTGAGTGTTTTGTACGATATAAGCCCCAAACTAAAAGAAATTCCTGCGCCAAAACCCTATAATCCAGCACCCTTGCCGAATGAATTGGCATTGATAGCAAAAAGTACGGTGAGTTTTGCCACCAATCCCCTCAAGTTTCCCAAGCTGATAACCAATACTTTATCTGCAACCCTCAAAGCGGGTGTATTGTCTCGTGTCCAAAGACTCGATCCTCCTCCAAGTCCATTTAGTGCCCCTTCTACGCCTCTGAATGGCATCATTTCGTCCAGACGCAAATGGAACGCTTCTATTTTGTCATTGGAACGCATCAAGGCATTGAAGAACATCATGGGTACTACGCTAAACGATGTCATATTGGCAATTTGTGCAGGAGCATTGCGGCGGTATTTGTTGGAAAAGAAGAAGTTACCGAAAAAATCTCTGGTAGCCCTTGTCCCCGTTTCTACCCGAACAGAGGCAGAAGCGAATAATGCGGGCAATCAAATTTCTTCCATGTTATTGCAGTTGGCAACTCATATTGAAGATCCGATCGAACGTTTGGAGGTGATTCACGAAAATGCTATGCGTGGAAAAGCCTACCAAAAAGCCCTCGGTGCAAAAACGCTGGCAAATATGGCGGAAGCCGTTCCTTTTGGTTTGGCCAATCAAGCAGCACGTTTGTACTCCCGATTTCATTTGGCAGAAAACCACAAGCCAGTCTTCAATGTTTTGATTACCAATGTACCTGGCCCCAATTTCCCATTGTACATCAATGGGCACAAAGTCTTGTCTATCATGGGCATGGCTCCAATCATTGACGGAATGGGCTTGATTATCACCATTTTTAGCTACAATGGTTTGGTGACGATTTCCCCAACTTCGGATGTCAAAACAATGCCCGATTTGGACACTTTTTCTCGCTATTTACGAGAATCGGCAAATGAATTGGAGGCGGCGATATTGAAGTTGGAAGCAGACAAGAAAGAAGCGGCGGCAAGTAAGGTGACTACTGAAAGCCCTGTTGATTTTTTCCAAAGATTAGAAACCTACTTCAAAAAACATCCTTCTGCAAAAAAAGGCAAGATTCAAATTCATGTCACGGGTTCGATGTCAGACAATTGGCAGATAGACTTCAATGTCATTCCTGCAACAATCAGCGAAGGACAAGCTGAAAATCCCGACTTGGTTATGACCATCCGCAACGACCATTTGAAGCGCATTGCAGAAGGGGATTTGGAAATGGAAACGGCTATTGTTCAAGGTAGGTTGAAAGTTGAAGGAGATGAGGAGTTGTTGAAGGTTTTGAAAATGATTCATGTTTAG
- a CDS encoding serine hydrolase, with product MKKSLHLIVLMLFCIQYSSSVQAQSVQELKSWNMDIDKVGKMHRLLEAYTWMKQFSGVVIVAKDEHPVFKYTTSYANLDYKIPNSLNTRYNLSNITHILTATIIMQLIEEGKISRYNYIKEYLPSLPLGEFEQITIHHLLTHTSGIKDYYQTPEYISNFTEIKTIDDLTAIILKQPLLFGVGTKVEISESNYVLLAKIIEEYAQKPFREYMQDKIFDLADMQDSGAYFWDEIVNNKAIGYTFKESGTPSSPPSHLGAFPFGADAVYSTSEDLLKFMIAFNQHLFITAESIKKMLSYGFPIADGTTFQYGWRTKKLGTQDVMFQNGSIEGLSVDLRHYPGDGYTLIVLSSYFEDKAIELADHIEKVLYEENYVVARHPLAFFLNEIIKEDGIEFLVDNIDFILEVNNYKLDKVWTLYSLGYDLMDTGRMKEAGEIFKINIAKFPNQPMAYDSMGAFYNKNGNYELALQNFQQKLKFIPGDKRALSMVNYLLEKITTVNN from the coding sequence ATGAAAAAAAGTCTGCACCTAATTGTGCTGATGCTGTTTTGTATTCAATACAGTAGTTCAGTACAAGCTCAATCAGTACAAGAACTCAAAAGTTGGAATATGGACATAGATAAGGTAGGAAAAATGCACCGATTGTTAGAAGCCTATACATGGATGAAGCAGTTTTCGGGAGTTGTTATTGTTGCCAAGGATGAACATCCAGTTTTTAAATACACCACTAGCTATGCCAATCTTGACTACAAAATACCCAACTCGCTGAACACCCGCTACAACCTCTCCAACATTACACACATCCTCACCGCAACAATTATCATGCAACTCATTGAAGAAGGTAAAATTAGTCGTTATAATTACATCAAAGAATACTTGCCTTCACTGCCATTGGGTGAATTTGAACAGATTACCATACACCATTTATTGACCCATACTTCAGGCATCAAAGATTACTACCAAACTCCAGAATATATCTCCAATTTTACCGAAATCAAAACCATAGATGACTTAACTGCCATTATCTTAAAACAACCACTTTTATTTGGAGTCGGCACAAAAGTCGAAATTTCTGAGTCCAACTATGTACTGCTTGCCAAAATCATTGAAGAATACGCCCAAAAACCCTTTCGTGAATATATGCAGGATAAAATATTTGACCTTGCAGATATGCAAGATTCAGGAGCTTATTTTTGGGATGAAATCGTTAATAACAAGGCCATTGGTTATACCTTCAAAGAAAGTGGAACTCCAAGTAGTCCTCCCAGCCATCTGGGAGCTTTCCCATTTGGTGCAGATGCCGTTTACAGCACCTCAGAAGACCTACTGAAATTTATGATTGCCTTCAATCAACACTTATTTATCACCGCCGAATCCATCAAAAAAATGTTGTCGTATGGTTTTCCTATTGCCGATGGGACAACATTTCAATATGGTTGGCGAACCAAGAAATTGGGTACACAAGATGTAATGTTTCAAAATGGAAGCATTGAAGGTTTGAGTGTAGATTTAAGACATTATCCTGGAGACGGTTATACACTTATTGTTTTGTCAAGTTACTTTGAAGACAAAGCCATAGAACTTGCAGATCACATAGAAAAGGTTTTGTATGAAGAAAATTATGTAGTTGCCAGACATCCGCTTGCCTTCTTTTTAAACGAAATCATCAAGGAAGATGGCATTGAATTTCTTGTTGATAATATAGATTTTATTCTAGAGGTCAACAACTATAAGTTAGATAAAGTATGGACGCTTTATTCACTGGGATATGATTTAATGGATACAGGTAGGATGAAAGAAGCAGGTGAAATTTTTAAAATCAACATCGCCAAATTTCCCAATCAACCAATGGCTTACGACAGTATGGGTGCATTTTACAACAAAAATGGAAACTATGAACTTGCTCTTCAAAATT
- the era gene encoding GTPase Era has translation MSKETTQAHKAGFVNIIGRPNVGKSTLMNVLVGENLAIITSKAQTTRHRIMGIVNGEDFQIVYSDTPGIIDPHYKMQEAMMRFVNVAFKDADIVLLILDITEKHSMVEWYEEKLKKIKVPIIVLLNKIDLVTPQFVDDQIDLWEKAKFAPKVVLPISALLKANMNLVFGTILQNLPEHPPYYDKESLTDKDMRFFVSEIIREKILLNYKQEIPYSVEVVVESYKEEENLTRIRALILTNRKSHKPILIGKGGSMLKRVGTQAREDIEKFLDQKVFLELFVKIKENWRDDDLFLKNMGYH, from the coding sequence ATGAGCAAAGAAACAACACAAGCACACAAAGCAGGTTTTGTGAACATTATCGGCAGACCCAACGTAGGCAAATCCACCTTGATGAATGTATTGGTGGGCGAAAATTTGGCAATCATCACCTCCAAAGCCCAAACAACCCGTCACCGCATCATGGGGATAGTAAACGGTGAAGATTTTCAAATTGTGTATTCCGATACGCCAGGAATCATTGACCCTCACTACAAAATGCAGGAAGCCATGATGCGTTTTGTGAACGTAGCCTTCAAAGATGCCGACATTGTGTTGTTGATTTTGGACATTACCGAAAAACACAGCATGGTAGAATGGTACGAAGAAAAATTGAAGAAAATCAAAGTGCCAATCATTGTGTTGCTCAACAAAATAGACTTGGTGACTCCTCAATTTGTGGACGACCAAATTGACCTTTGGGAAAAGGCCAAATTTGCGCCCAAAGTAGTGCTTCCCATTTCTGCCTTACTCAAAGCCAATATGAATTTGGTGTTTGGCACGATTCTGCAAAACTTGCCCGAACATCCGCCGTATTACGACAAAGAATCGCTGACCGACAAGGACATGCGCTTTTTTGTATCGGAAATTATCCGTGAAAAAATTCTTCTCAACTACAAACAAGAAATCCCTTATTCGGTCGAAGTTGTGGTCGAGAGTTACAAAGAAGAAGAAAACCTCACCCGAATCCGTGCTTTGATTCTAACCAATCGAAAATCGCACAAGCCGATTCTGATTGGCAAAGGCGGTTCGATGTTGAAGCGAGTTGGTACTCAGGCTCGTGAAGACATTGAAAAATTTCTCGACCAAAAAGTTTTCCTCGAATTGTTTGTAAAAATCAAGGAAAATTGGCGTGACGACGATTTGTTTTTGAAGAACATGGGCTATCATTAA